The Nocardioides sp. S5 genome includes a window with the following:
- the rpsT gene encoding 30S ribosomal protein S20: MANIKSQIKRNKQNEKARQRNQAVKSRLKTAVRKFRELSEAGDKDAAVAASRDAMKALDKAASKGVIHSNQAANRKSSIAKKAASL, translated from the coding sequence GTGGCGAACATCAAGTCCCAGATCAAGCGCAACAAGCAGAACGAGAAGGCGCGCCAGCGCAACCAGGCCGTGAAGTCGCGCCTGAAGACCGCTGTGCGCAAGTTCCGCGAGCTGTCCGAGGCTGGCGACAAGGACGCCGCCGTGGCTGCCAGCCGCGACGCCATGAAGGCCCTCGACAAGGCCGCCTCGAAGGGTGTCATCCACTCCAACCAGGCCGCCAACCGCAAGTCGTCGATCGCCAAGAAGGCCGCCTCGCTCTGA
- a CDS encoding ComEC/Rec2 family competence protein, which produces MPDLRAVALGVGAWVGALLVLLLPGWVALGAVVTVVAAAVLLVARRTLAAAWLGPVAALAAVAGVATLQLTLVATSPLTALAEESAVVDVRLELTSDVRVVAGRYGDLQVVRATVSRVEGRGSAWALTAPVVVMAGADWPRLPLGTTLETTARLVPGDGEEAALVRPTGEPRVVADPDVWWDAAAAVRRSVRAAVAGRDADARELVPALVVGDDGGLDPDLADDFRTTGLTHLLAVSGTNLTLVVGALLILGRWLGVRGRWLHVLAAVGIAGFVLTARAEPSVVRAAAMGTVALVGMGSNGRSRGTRGLGVAVLALLLLWPRLAVTAGFALSVLATAGILLLAPVWRDALRRWTPRWVAEAVSVPLAAQVACTPVVAALSGQVSLVAVGANLLAAPAVAPATVLGLGGGLLGLVWGPLGAVVGAPAAWSAGWIITVARWGAAVPTAAIDWGTGPAALLALTLACLVSVPVAPRLLGNPASTLACTGLLVVVMLVRPPTPGWPPEGWVLAACDVGQGDGLVLRAGERAAVVVDAGPDPALMDACLDRLEVEEVPLLLLTHFHADHVDGVAGVLEGREVGVVEGTGLLDPVAGVEAVETAAGRDPDVAAYGGTRRFGEVTLQAVWPPPGARRTDPSESAPNNASVVVLAEVGGLRVLLTGDVEPSAQAALARDVAGLEVDVLKVPHHGSRHQDLDWLTSLRARVALVSVGEDNDYGHPATDVLAALDAAGAEVWRTDLAGDVVVVVRRGEVGVVTRD; this is translated from the coding sequence GTGCCCGACCTGCGCGCGGTCGCGCTCGGTGTCGGCGCGTGGGTGGGGGCGCTCCTCGTGCTGCTGCTGCCGGGGTGGGTCGCCCTGGGGGCCGTGGTGACGGTCGTCGCCGCCGCGGTGCTGCTCGTCGCTCGGCGCACCCTCGCGGCAGCCTGGCTGGGGCCGGTGGCCGCACTGGCGGCGGTCGCGGGCGTGGCCACCCTCCAGCTCACGCTGGTCGCGACCTCACCGCTCACCGCGCTCGCCGAGGAGTCGGCGGTCGTCGACGTGCGGCTCGAGCTCACCTCCGACGTACGTGTCGTGGCGGGACGCTACGGCGACCTCCAGGTGGTGCGGGCCACGGTGTCGCGGGTCGAGGGCCGGGGCAGTGCCTGGGCGCTGACTGCGCCGGTGGTGGTGATGGCGGGCGCGGACTGGCCGCGCCTGCCGCTCGGCACGACCCTGGAGACCACCGCCCGGCTGGTGCCCGGCGACGGCGAGGAGGCAGCGCTGGTGCGCCCGACGGGGGAGCCCCGCGTGGTCGCCGACCCCGACGTGTGGTGGGACGCCGCGGCAGCCGTACGCCGCTCCGTGCGCGCCGCGGTCGCCGGCCGGGACGCCGACGCGCGCGAGCTGGTGCCGGCCCTGGTGGTGGGTGACGACGGCGGCCTCGACCCGGACCTCGCCGACGACTTCCGCACCACCGGGCTCACGCACCTGCTGGCGGTGAGCGGCACCAACCTCACGCTCGTCGTCGGCGCCCTGCTCATCCTGGGCCGCTGGCTCGGTGTGCGCGGTCGATGGCTGCACGTGCTGGCCGCCGTCGGCATCGCCGGCTTCGTGCTGACCGCGCGCGCCGAGCCCAGCGTCGTACGCGCCGCGGCGATGGGGACGGTCGCGCTCGTCGGGATGGGCAGCAACGGCCGCTCACGCGGGACGCGCGGGCTCGGGGTGGCCGTGCTCGCCCTCCTCCTGCTCTGGCCGCGGCTGGCGGTGACGGCCGGCTTCGCGCTCTCCGTGCTCGCCACGGCCGGGATCCTGCTGCTCGCGCCGGTGTGGCGCGACGCCCTGCGCCGCTGGACACCGCGGTGGGTGGCCGAGGCCGTCTCGGTGCCGCTGGCCGCGCAGGTGGCGTGCACCCCCGTCGTCGCGGCGTTGTCCGGCCAGGTCAGCCTCGTCGCGGTCGGCGCCAACCTGCTGGCCGCCCCGGCCGTCGCCCCGGCCACTGTCCTCGGCCTCGGCGGCGGGCTGCTCGGGCTGGTCTGGGGGCCGCTGGGGGCCGTGGTCGGCGCGCCCGCTGCGTGGTCGGCGGGATGGATCATCACGGTCGCCCGCTGGGGCGCGGCGGTCCCGACCGCCGCGATCGACTGGGGCACCGGACCGGCAGCGCTCCTCGCCCTGACCCTCGCGTGCCTGGTGTCCGTGCCGGTGGCGCCGAGGCTGCTCGGCAACCCCGCGTCCACGCTGGCGTGCACCGGGCTGCTCGTCGTGGTGATGCTCGTCCGGCCCCCGACGCCGGGCTGGCCGCCCGAGGGGTGGGTGCTGGCCGCCTGCGACGTGGGACAGGGCGACGGCCTGGTGCTGCGGGCGGGGGAGCGCGCGGCCGTGGTGGTCGACGCGGGTCCTGACCCGGCCTTGATGGACGCGTGCCTCGACCGGCTCGAGGTCGAGGAGGTGCCGCTGCTGCTGCTCACCCACTTCCACGCCGACCACGTCGACGGGGTGGCGGGAGTCCTCGAGGGGCGCGAGGTCGGGGTGGTCGAGGGCACCGGGCTGCTCGACCCGGTCGCCGGGGTGGAGGCGGTGGAGACGGCGGCGGGGCGCGACCCGGACGTGGCGGCATACGGCGGCACGCGCAGGTTCGGCGAGGTCACCCTGCAGGCCGTCTGGCCGCCCCCGGGGGCCAGACGCACGGACCCCAGCGAGAGCGCCCCCAACAACGCCAGCGTCGTGGTCCTGGCCGAGGTCGGCGGCCTGCGGGTCCTGCTGACCGGCGACGTCGAGCCGTCGGCGCAGGCCGCGCTGGCGCGCGACGTGGCGGGCCTGGAGGTCGACGTCCTCAAGGTGCCCCACCACGGCAGCCGGCACCAGGACCTCGACTGGCTGACCTCGCTGCGGGCAAGGGTGGCGCTGGTGTCAGTGGGGGAGGACAACGACTACGGGCACCCGGCGACCGACGTCCTCGCCGCCCTGGACGCGGCGGGCGCGGAGGTGTGGCGCACGGACCTGGCGGGCGACGTCGTGGTGGTCGTGCGGCGGGGCGAGGTCGGTGTCGTCACCCGCGACTAG
- a CDS encoding DegV family protein yields MSGTVIVTDSTASLPAEVALERDIRVVPLQVVIGARVLDEGPDGATPDVVAEALRDFVPVSTSRPSPALLAELYRDLAAAGADEIVSVHLSREMSGTFESAQLAALEVDVPVHVVDSGQVGIATGYAALTAADVRDAGGSGEAAAEAARARGRAATSLFYVDTLEYLRRGGRIGAAAAIFGSALSVKPLLEIADGRVVPRERVRTASRALARLADLAVEAAGDAAVDVCVSHLANADRAEELAAALTERLAAGLEGREVMCGELGAVLGAHVGPGMVAVCVSPRPTS; encoded by the coding sequence GTGTCCGGCACCGTCATCGTCACCGACTCGACCGCGAGCCTGCCCGCCGAGGTGGCGCTCGAGCGCGACATCCGGGTCGTGCCGCTGCAGGTCGTGATCGGTGCCCGGGTGCTCGACGAGGGACCCGACGGCGCGACGCCGGACGTGGTCGCGGAGGCGTTGCGCGACTTCGTGCCGGTCAGCACCTCGAGGCCCTCACCCGCGCTCCTCGCCGAGCTCTACCGCGACCTCGCGGCCGCCGGCGCGGACGAGATCGTCTCGGTGCACCTCTCGCGCGAGATGAGCGGCACCTTCGAGTCCGCCCAGCTCGCCGCCCTCGAGGTCGACGTGCCGGTGCACGTGGTGGACTCCGGGCAGGTCGGGATCGCCACCGGCTACGCCGCGCTCACCGCCGCCGACGTGCGCGACGCCGGCGGCAGCGGCGAGGCGGCGGCCGAGGCGGCGCGGGCGCGCGGTCGCGCCGCGACCTCGCTCTTCTACGTCGACACCCTGGAGTACCTGCGCCGCGGGGGCCGGATCGGGGCCGCGGCCGCGATCTTCGGCAGCGCCCTGTCGGTGAAACCCCTGCTCGAGATCGCGGACGGCAGGGTCGTGCCGCGCGAGCGGGTGCGTACGGCGTCGCGTGCCCTCGCCCGGCTCGCGGACCTCGCGGTGGAGGCGGCGGGTGACGCGGCGGTGGACGTCTGCGTCTCCCACCTCGCCAACGCCGACCGTGCCGAGGAGCTGGCCGCTGCGCTCACCGAGCGGTTGGCCGCCGGCCTGGAGGGGCGCGAGGTGATGTGCGGTGAGCTCGGCGCGGTGCTCGGCGCCCACGTCGGTCCCGGCATGGTCGCCGTCTGCGTCTCGCCGCGCCCGACCTCCTGA
- the leuS gene encoding leucine--tRNA ligase: MTSQDTGDTAAPQETAERATYDIAATETKWQRVWEELDPFRADDESPREKRYALTMFPYPSGDLHMGHAEVFALHDVMARYWWQRGYEVLNPMGFDSFGLPAENAAIRNDEHPDTYTRANIAKSIESCKKYAASFDWSRTFNTSDPDYYRWTQWLFLEFFKRGLAYRKNSAVNWCPQDQTVLANEQVVAGACERCGAEVTKKELTQWYFKITDYAQELLDGLDELEGTWPDRVVTAQRNWIGRSEGAHVTFTLSTGHDIDVYTTRPDTLYGATFMVVAADAALAAEIVHPDRAQALEDYLVEVRKASDIDRLATDRPKTGVDLGITATNPVSGEEVPVWASDYVLADYGTGAIMAVPAHDQRDLDFASAMGLPVRRVIDTGEDNPEETGVATSGDGAYVNSGELDGLHDKASGIRTIIEKLEADGRGSGAVNFRLRDWLLSRQRYWGAPIPIIHCPVDGEVPVPEDQLPVTLPMLKGADLKPKGTSPLGGATDWVNVACPTCGGPATRDTDTMDTFVDSSWYMFRYCSPHEDDRPFDPDKVNAWMPANLYVGGVEHAVLHLLYGRFFTKVLNDMGLVGFREPWSAQLNQGFVINQGKKMSKSLGNGVNLGEQLTAFGVDAVRLTLVFAGPPEDDIDWANMSPDGSLRFLQRAWRLSGDVTSAPGTDVTTGDLALRRATARTVHDAATLVEAYRFNVMVAKVMELVNATRKAIDSGCGPADPAVREATEAVAILLSLVAPYTAEEMWERLGHEPTVVRVGWPEVDEALLVEDAVTAVVQVKGKVRARLEVAPDISEADLEAAALADAGVQRALEGATVRKVIVRAPKLVNIVI; the protein is encoded by the coding sequence ATGACCAGCCAGGACACGGGAGACACCGCAGCTCCGCAGGAGACGGCCGAGCGCGCGACGTACGACATCGCGGCCACCGAGACGAAGTGGCAGCGGGTGTGGGAGGAGCTCGACCCCTTCCGGGCCGACGACGAGAGCCCGCGCGAGAAGCGCTACGCGCTGACGATGTTCCCCTACCCCAGTGGCGACCTGCACATGGGCCACGCCGAGGTGTTCGCGCTGCACGACGTGATGGCGCGCTACTGGTGGCAGCGCGGCTACGAGGTGCTGAACCCGATGGGCTTCGACTCCTTCGGGCTGCCCGCGGAGAACGCGGCGATCCGCAACGACGAGCACCCCGACACCTACACGCGCGCCAACATCGCCAAGTCGATCGAGTCGTGCAAGAAGTACGCCGCCTCCTTCGACTGGTCGCGCACCTTCAACACCTCCGACCCGGACTACTACCGGTGGACGCAGTGGCTGTTCCTGGAGTTCTTCAAGCGCGGCCTGGCCTACCGCAAGAACAGCGCCGTCAACTGGTGCCCGCAGGACCAGACCGTGCTGGCCAACGAGCAGGTCGTCGCGGGCGCCTGCGAGCGCTGCGGGGCGGAGGTGACCAAGAAGGAGCTGACCCAGTGGTACTTCAAGATCACCGACTACGCCCAGGAGCTGCTGGACGGTCTCGACGAGCTGGAGGGCACCTGGCCCGACCGGGTGGTCACCGCGCAGCGCAACTGGATCGGTCGCTCCGAGGGTGCCCACGTCACCTTCACCCTGTCGACCGGGCACGACATCGACGTCTACACCACCCGACCGGACACGCTGTACGGCGCGACGTTCATGGTGGTCGCGGCCGATGCCGCGCTGGCCGCGGAGATCGTGCACCCCGACCGCGCGCAGGCGCTGGAGGACTACCTGGTCGAGGTGCGCAAGGCCTCCGACATCGACCGGCTGGCCACCGACCGCCCGAAGACCGGCGTCGACCTGGGCATCACCGCCACCAACCCCGTCTCGGGTGAGGAGGTGCCGGTGTGGGCCAGCGACTACGTCCTGGCCGACTACGGCACCGGCGCGATCATGGCGGTGCCGGCACATGACCAGCGCGACCTCGACTTCGCGAGCGCCATGGGCCTGCCCGTGCGGCGCGTCATCGACACAGGTGAGGACAACCCGGAGGAGACCGGGGTCGCGACCTCGGGCGACGGTGCCTACGTCAACTCGGGCGAGCTGGACGGGCTGCACGACAAGGCGTCGGGCATCCGCACCATCATCGAGAAGCTCGAGGCCGACGGACGCGGGTCCGGGGCGGTCAACTTCCGCCTGCGCGACTGGCTGCTGAGCCGCCAGCGCTACTGGGGCGCGCCGATCCCGATCATCCACTGCCCGGTCGACGGCGAGGTCCCGGTCCCCGAGGACCAGCTGCCCGTCACGCTGCCGATGCTCAAGGGCGCCGACCTGAAGCCCAAGGGCACCTCGCCGTTGGGCGGGGCCACCGACTGGGTCAACGTCGCCTGCCCGACCTGCGGCGGCCCGGCCACCCGCGACACCGACACGATGGACACCTTCGTCGACTCGTCGTGGTACATGTTCCGCTACTGCTCGCCCCACGAGGACGACCGGCCGTTCGACCCCGACAAGGTCAACGCCTGGATGCCGGCCAACCTCTACGTCGGCGGAGTCGAGCACGCCGTGCTGCACCTGCTCTACGGCCGATTCTTCACCAAGGTCCTCAACGACATGGGCCTGGTCGGCTTTCGCGAGCCGTGGTCGGCCCAGCTCAACCAGGGCTTCGTGATCAACCAGGGCAAGAAGATGAGCAAGTCGCTGGGCAACGGCGTGAACCTGGGCGAGCAGCTGACCGCCTTCGGCGTCGACGCCGTACGCCTGACGCTGGTGTTCGCCGGACCGCCCGAGGACGACATCGACTGGGCCAACATGTCGCCCGACGGGTCGCTGCGCTTCCTGCAGCGCGCCTGGCGGCTGTCCGGCGACGTCACCTCGGCCCCCGGGACCGACGTCACGACCGGCGACCTGGCGCTGCGGCGTGCGACGGCGCGGACCGTGCACGACGCGGCCACGCTGGTCGAGGCCTACCGCTTCAACGTGATGGTCGCCAAGGTGATGGAGCTGGTCAACGCCACCCGCAAGGCCATCGACTCCGGCTGCGGCCCGGCCGACCCGGCCGTGCGCGAGGCGACCGAGGCGGTGGCGATCCTGCTCTCGCTGGTCGCGCCCTACACGGCCGAGGAGATGTGGGAGCGGCTGGGCCACGAGCCCACCGTCGTACGCGTCGGCTGGCCCGAGGTTGACGAGGCGCTGCTGGTCGAGGACGCCGTCACCGCGGTCGTGCAGGTCAAGGGCAAGGTCCGCGCCCGCCTGGAGGTCGCCCCGGACATCTCCGAGGCCGACCTCGAGGCCGCGGCGCTGGCCGACGCCGGCGTGCAGCGGGCGCTCGAGGGGGCGACGGTGCGCAAGGTCATCGTCCGCGCGCCGAAGCTCGTCAACATCGTCATCTGA
- the holA gene encoding DNA polymerase III subunit delta → MARTPSAAQVLGRVVLVTGKEEYLSARTVGSVREAVRAHDAEAELAESAASELTLASLGEMSAPSLFSSIRCVVVRGLEDLPDESVDGLLSYCDAPADDVALVLVHSGGQKGSGVLTKLRKLAAVTEVKSEEIKASEMPGFVTSEVASHGAKIASDAATFLVQAIGHDLRSLAAAADQLTNDYPGEQLTVEKVQRYFGGRAEAKSFTVADAAFSGKRALALEELRWALDTGTAGVLVTSAMAASARGLARYLGASRGARDADLARDLGVPPWKVRTVREQSRAWTPEGIAAAVRAVAVADADIKGQAHDASYTLERLVLTVAGLRESR, encoded by the coding sequence ATGGCTCGCACTCCCTCCGCCGCTCAGGTCCTCGGCCGCGTCGTCCTCGTGACGGGCAAGGAGGAATACCTCTCCGCGCGCACGGTCGGCTCGGTCCGCGAGGCCGTCCGGGCCCACGACGCAGAGGCCGAGCTCGCCGAGTCGGCGGCCTCCGAGCTCACCCTGGCCTCGCTGGGCGAGATGTCCGCGCCGTCGCTCTTCTCCTCGATCCGCTGCGTGGTCGTCCGCGGTCTGGAGGACCTGCCCGACGAGTCCGTCGACGGCCTCCTGTCCTACTGCGACGCCCCGGCCGACGACGTCGCGCTCGTGCTGGTGCACTCCGGCGGGCAGAAGGGCAGCGGCGTGCTCACCAAGCTGCGCAAGCTCGCAGCCGTGACCGAGGTGAAGTCCGAGGAGATCAAGGCCAGCGAGATGCCCGGCTTCGTGACCTCCGAGGTCGCCTCGCACGGCGCGAAGATCGCCTCGGACGCCGCGACCTTCCTCGTGCAGGCCATCGGCCACGACCTGCGCTCACTGGCGGCTGCTGCCGACCAGCTCACCAACGACTACCCCGGCGAGCAGCTCACGGTCGAGAAGGTCCAGCGCTACTTCGGCGGCCGCGCGGAGGCCAAGTCCTTCACCGTCGCCGACGCCGCCTTCTCCGGCAAGCGCGCGCTGGCGCTCGAGGAGCTGCGGTGGGCGCTCGACACCGGCACGGCCGGGGTGCTCGTGACGTCCGCGATGGCGGCCTCGGCCCGCGGCCTGGCTCGCTACCTCGGAGCCTCCCGCGGGGCGCGCGACGCCGACCTCGCCCGCGACCTCGGCGTGCCGCCGTGGAAGGTGCGGACCGTGCGCGAGCAGTCGCGCGCCTGGACGCCGGAGGGGATCGCCGCGGCCGTGCGCGCCGTCGCGGTCGCCGACGCCGACATCAAGGGCCAGGCCCACGACGCGTCCTACACGCTCGAGCGGCTGGTCCTCACCGTGGCCGGGCTGCGCGAGAGCCGCTGA
- a CDS encoding S8 family peptidase, protein MNPVHPRLATGLAVTLAGATLALTPTTSQAATHAAGEKPQEAPAASVADDGKAPVIGTSADDRYIVVLDKEAPGKSLRAAKAEVRADGATVTHSYSTVLDGFAAKLNDKALAALRNNPNVAYIEADRPVQLAATQSPATWGLDRIDQRDLPLNNSYTYNATGAGVTAYVIDTGILTTHTQFGGRAVSGYTAINDGRGTTDCNGHGTHVAGTVGGSTYGVAKGVRLVAVRVLDCAGSGSNSGVIAGVDWVTQNHTAGSPAVANMSLGGGISSALDTAVNNSIADGVTYALAAGNDSGANACNGSPSRVAAGLTIGSTTNTDARSSFSNIGSCLDMFAPGSNITSAWHTGTSATNTISGTSMATPHVAGAAALYLQGNPSASPATVGNALISASTPNKVTNAGTGSPNRLLYIGTGGTTPTPTPTPTTCSTMPETESGSLTSGGVSYHPGTNDYYNSGAGTHVGCVSGPAGTDFDLYLEKWNGSTWVVVAQGVTSTSEEKITYTGTAGYYSWRVESYSGSGSYTFGLDRP, encoded by the coding sequence ATGAACCCTGTCCACCCCCGCCTGGCCACCGGCCTCGCGGTCACCCTGGCCGGCGCCACCCTCGCGCTGACGCCCACCACCTCCCAGGCCGCCACCCACGCAGCCGGGGAGAAGCCGCAGGAGGCTCCTGCGGCGTCCGTCGCCGACGACGGCAAGGCGCCGGTGATCGGCACGTCGGCCGACGACCGCTACATCGTCGTGCTCGACAAGGAGGCCCCGGGCAAGAGCCTGCGCGCCGCCAAGGCCGAGGTGCGCGCGGACGGCGCCACCGTCACCCACAGCTACAGCACGGTGCTCGACGGCTTCGCCGCCAAGCTCAACGACAAGGCCCTGGCTGCGCTGCGCAACAACCCCAACGTCGCCTACATCGAGGCCGACCGTCCGGTGCAGCTCGCCGCGACCCAGTCGCCGGCGACCTGGGGCCTGGACCGCATCGACCAGCGCGACCTGCCGCTGAACAACTCCTACACCTACAACGCCACCGGCGCGGGCGTGACGGCGTACGTCATCGACACCGGCATCCTCACCACCCACACCCAGTTCGGCGGCCGTGCGGTCTCCGGCTACACCGCGATCAACGACGGCCGCGGCACCACCGACTGCAACGGCCACGGCACGCACGTCGCCGGCACCGTCGGCGGCTCGACCTACGGCGTGGCCAAGGGCGTACGCCTCGTGGCCGTCCGCGTCCTCGACTGCGCCGGCAGCGGCTCCAACTCCGGTGTCATCGCCGGCGTCGACTGGGTCACGCAGAACCACACCGCCGGCTCGCCCGCGGTCGCCAACATGAGCCTCGGCGGCGGGATCTCGAGCGCGCTCGACACCGCCGTGAACAACTCGATCGCCGACGGCGTGACCTACGCGCTGGCCGCGGGCAACGACTCCGGCGCGAACGCGTGCAACGGCTCGCCCTCCCGCGTGGCGGCCGGCCTCACCATCGGCTCCACCACCAACACCGACGCGCGCTCGAGCTTCAGCAACATCGGCTCCTGCCTCGACATGTTCGCCCCGGGGTCCAACATCACCTCCGCGTGGCACACCGGCACCTCGGCGACCAACACCATCAGCGGCACGTCGATGGCCACCCCGCACGTCGCGGGGGCGGCCGCGCTCTACCTCCAGGGCAACCCGTCGGCCTCGCCGGCCACCGTCGGCAACGCGCTGATCTCGGCCTCGACGCCCAACAAGGTCACCAACGCCGGCACCGGCTCGCCGAACCGCCTGCTCTACATCGGCACCGGCGGCACCACGCCGACCCCGACCCCGACGCCGACCACGTGCAGCACCATGCCGGAGACCGAGTCCGGCTCGCTCACCTCCGGTGGCGTGTCCTACCACCCCGGCACGAACGACTACTACAACTCCGGCGCCGGCACCCACGTCGGCTGCGTCTCGGGCCCGGCGGGCACCGACTTCGACCTCTACCTCGAGAAGTGGAACGGCTCCACCTGGGTGGTCGTCGCGCAGGGCGTGACCAGCACCTCCGAGGAGAAGATCACCTACACCGGCACCGCGGGCTACTACTCGTGGCGCGTGGAGTCCTACTCCGGCTCGGGCAGCTACACGTTCGGCCTCGACCGTCCGTGA
- a CDS encoding XRE family transcriptional regulator: MPDRLDSFADALRLAIDARGLSLERITDHLAGRGVSVSAATLSYWQSGRSVPGRKSSLAALPHLETVLGLCPGDLTRSLPDTRERAPRHAVRGLETLWPEQPHAAVLGRLDTSWDTHLARVSVHDVLRIGPDRRQVSLTVRQAMRARVDGPDRRVVMHAQDDTDVALPRIRPVRGCSLGAVEHDRSGGVVGAELLFFRPLRRGETVIVTYDVVSASPGPQECEYTRRLRLPMREYLLEVEFDPRALPAGVVSFADGLEQSITLDDDHRAHLVHSDTAPGTTGIRWSWPDA, encoded by the coding sequence ATGCCCGACAGGCTCGACAGCTTCGCCGATGCGCTCCGGCTGGCCATCGACGCGCGCGGGCTGAGCCTCGAGCGGATCACCGACCACCTCGCCGGGCGCGGGGTCAGCGTCAGCGCCGCCACCCTCAGCTACTGGCAGTCCGGGCGCAGCGTCCCCGGCCGCAAGTCCTCGCTGGCTGCCCTCCCGCACCTCGAGACGGTGCTCGGGCTGTGCCCGGGCGACCTGACCCGGTCTCTGCCCGACACCCGCGAGCGCGCCCCGCGCCACGCCGTACGAGGTCTCGAGACGCTGTGGCCCGAGCAGCCGCACGCCGCGGTGCTGGGTCGCCTGGACACCAGCTGGGACACCCACCTGGCGCGGGTGTCGGTCCACGACGTGCTCCGCATCGGCCCGGACCGCCGCCAGGTCAGCCTGACGGTGCGCCAGGCGATGCGCGCCCGCGTCGACGGCCCCGACCGCCGGGTGGTGATGCACGCGCAGGACGACACCGACGTGGCGCTCCCCCGGATCCGGCCGGTGCGCGGCTGCTCGCTCGGCGCCGTCGAGCACGACCGCAGCGGCGGCGTGGTGGGCGCGGAGCTGCTCTTCTTCCGCCCACTGCGACGCGGCGAGACGGTGATCGTGACGTACGACGTCGTGTCCGCCTCGCCCGGCCCGCAGGAGTGCGAGTACACCCGGCGCCTGCGCCTGCCGATGCGCGAGTACCTCCTCGAGGTCGAGTTCGACCCCCGCGCGCTGCCCGCCGGCGTGGTGTCCTTCGCGGACGGCCTCGAGCAGTCGATCACGCTCGACGACGACCACCGCGCGCACCTGGTGCACTCCGACACGGCGCCGGGCACGACGGGCATCCGCTGGAGCTGGCCGGACGCCTGA
- a CDS encoding ComEA family DNA-binding protein, with protein sequence MRRNQSSAEHAEAVSRRLASLSAELAAVRGEPRAGEPASGEPWPHTRVRDRSGDVGPVVAPVAAPVTLAVPGRHASRRVRIGGLQLGPVHLAVVAVVAAVAVGLAAWWVVRDQAEAVPVRVDTTAPAPLTSLSPDAAGADAGAAAGSEATGDGAGEAGEVVEVVVDVAGKVRRPGIAVLPVGSRVVDALEAAGGARRGVDLTGLNLARPLVDGEQVLVGVAPAPGVAGTLTSPAPAGGSLVNLNSADLAALDTLPGVGPVTAEAIVSWREDNGGFTSVEELLEVDGIGEATLEDLAPLVTL encoded by the coding sequence ATGCGCCGAAACCAGTCGTCCGCCGAGCACGCCGAGGCGGTGTCGCGGCGGCTCGCCTCGCTCAGTGCCGAGCTCGCGGCGGTCCGTGGGGAGCCGCGCGCGGGGGAGCCTGCGTCCGGTGAGCCCTGGCCCCACACCCGGGTGCGCGACCGCAGTGGCGACGTCGGACCCGTGGTGGCGCCGGTCGCGGCGCCCGTGACGCTGGCGGTCCCGGGGCGCCACGCGTCGCGACGGGTGCGGATCGGCGGGCTGCAGCTCGGTCCGGTGCACCTCGCGGTGGTGGCCGTGGTCGCGGCGGTGGCGGTCGGGCTGGCCGCCTGGTGGGTCGTGCGGGACCAGGCCGAGGCGGTCCCGGTGCGGGTCGATACCACTGCGCCGGCGCCGCTGACGTCGCTGAGCCCCGACGCCGCTGGGGCCGACGCAGGTGCGGCCGCCGGTTCCGAGGCGACCGGGGACGGGGCGGGGGAGGCGGGGGAGGTGGTGGAGGTGGTGGTCGACGTGGCCGGCAAGGTCCGCCGGCCGGGCATCGCGGTGCTGCCGGTGGGGTCCAGGGTCGTCGATGCTCTGGAGGCGGCCGGGGGAGCCCGGCGCGGGGTCGACCTCACCGGGCTCAACCTCGCCCGCCCCCTCGTCGACGGCGAGCAGGTGCTGGTGGGAGTGGCGCCGGCGCCGGGGGTGGCCGGCACCCTGACGTCCCCCGCCCCGGCCGGCGGGTCGCTGGTCAACCTCAACTCCGCCGACCTCGCGGCGCTCGACACGCTGCCCGGGGTGGGGCCGGTGACGGCCGAGGCGATCGTGTCGTGGCGCGAGGACAACGGCGGGTTCACCTCGGTCGAGGAGCTGCTCGAGGTGGACGGCATCGGGGAGGCGACCCTCGAGGACCTCGCGCCGCTCGTCACCCTCTGA